One genomic region from Epinephelus fuscoguttatus linkage group LG8, E.fuscoguttatus.final_Chr_v1 encodes:
- the mlf2 gene encoding myeloid leukemia factor 2: MFRFLNDVDDDPYMMDPFAAHRQQMRLMFGPFGMDPFALTPQIQPPRPPRRQAGPLAPFGMMGMGGGFMDMFGMMGEMMGNMERMSGSPNCQTFSSSTVISYSSTDAGPPEVYQQTSATRTGPGGIRETRQSMRDSESGVERLAIGHHIGDRGHIMERSRNRRTGDREERQDFINLDETDAAAFDEEWRREAGRYNPPTGRALEYGRDRRVGGQQLALTAPPSSTTPPGHRHESPRHRQPQTRPRYDW, encoded by the exons ATGTTTCGGTTCTTGAATGACGTTGATGACGACCCCTACATGAT GGATCCATTTGCAGCCCACAGGCAGCAGATGAGGCTCATGTTTGGACCATTTGGCATGGATCCCTTCGCTCTCACCCCCCAGATACAACCACCTCGTCCACCACGCAGACAG GCTGGTCCGCTGGCTCCCTTTGGCATGATGGGAATG gGTGGAGGCTTCATGGATATGTTTGGCATGATGGGAGAAATGATGGGAAACATG GAAAGAATGTCCGGTTCACCAAACTGTCAGACGTTTTCTTCCTCAACAGTGATCTCCTACTCCTCTACAGATGCAGGACCTCCTGAAGTTTATCAGCAGACCAGTGCAACGAGAACAGGCCCTGGAGGG ATCCGTGAGACACGTCAGTCAATGAGGGACAGTGAGAGCGGTGTCGAGCGCCTTGCCATCGGCCACCACATCGGTGATCGTGGACACATAATGGAGCGTTCACGAAATCGCCGCACTGGAGACCGCGAGGAACGACAAGACTTCATTAACCTGGATGAGA CTGATGCTGCAGCGTTTGACgaggagtggaggagggaggcagGAAGATACAATCCCCCGACTGGCCGGGCGCTTGAGTACGGCCGAGATCGACGGGTAGGAGGCCAGCAGCTGGCCCTTACTGCCCCTCCAAGCTCCACGACCCCACCAGGCCATCGGCACGAGTCCCCCAGGCACCGTCAGCCCCAAACCCGTCCACGTTACGACTGGTGA
- the wnt4b gene encoding wingless-type MMTV integration site family, member 4b, whose product MPTVSTVNLTAPLLLLLLWATHPTMATNWLSLARLPRSRPVSGAAPCARLRGLTPGQVGVCRARGEVMESVRKAAEMVIEECQHQFRNRRWNCSTTPRGINVFGRVMNQGTREAAFVHALSSAAVAVAVTRACTRGELERCGCDRKVRGVSPEGFQWSGCSDNLSYGVAFSQTFVDEPERAKGLSAGRPLMNLHNNEAGRKAILHNMQVECKCHGVSGSCELRTCWKVMPPFRRVGVVLKERFDGATEVRLTRIGSRTALLPRDPQVKPPAARDLVYLAPSPDFCHLDPDNGIPGTAGRRCNGTSRLAPDGCELVCCGPGYRAGRAEVVQRCSCKFSWCCSVRCQQCKNTVTIHTCRV is encoded by the exons atGCCAACTGTCTCCACTGTCAATCTCACGGCaccactcctcctcctgttgCTATGGGCAACCCACCCCACCATGGCAACCAACTGGCT CTCCCTGGCGCGGCTGCCTCGCTCCAGGCCCGTGTCCGGTGCGGCCCCATGTGCACGGCTGAGGGGGCTGACCCCAGGGCAGGTGGGGGTGTGCAGGGCGCGAGGGGAGGTCATGGAGTCCGTACGCAAGGCAGCCGAGATGGTCATAGAAGAG TGCCAGCACCAGTTCAGGAACCGCCGCTGGAACTGTTCCACCACCCCACGTGGGATCAATGTATTTGGCAGAGTCATGAACCAAG GGACTCGTGAGGCGGCCTTTGTGCACGCTTTGtcctcagcagcagtggcaGTGGCTGTGACCCGAGCCTGCACCCGCGGGGAGCTGGAGAGGTGTGGCTGTGACAGGAAGGTCAGGGGAGTCAGTCCCGAGG GCTTCCAGTGGTCAGGGTGCAGTGACAATCTGTCCTACGGTGTGGCTTTCTCCCAAACATTTGTGGATGAACCAGAACGAGCCAAGGGGCTGTCAGCGGGGAGACCACTCATGAACCTCCATAACAACGAGGCTGGCCGAAAG GCCATCCTTCACAACATGCAGGTGGAGTGTAAGTGTCATGGTGTCTCTGGCTCCTGCGAGTTACGGACCTGCTGGAAGGTTATGCCTCCATTCAGGCGCGTTGGTGTGGTGCTCAAAGAACGCTTTGATGGAGCCACGGAG GTTCGCCTGACTCGTATAGGATCCAGGACAGCTCTGCTCCCCCGAGACCCCCAAGTCAAACCCCCTGCTGCCAGAGACCTTGTGTACCTTGCGCCCTCCCCAGATTTCTGCCATCTTGACCCTGATAACGGTATCCCTGGGACGGCTGGTAGGAGATGTAACG GAACCTCTCGGCTGGCTCCAGACGGCTGCGAGCTGGTGTGCTGCGGGCCAGGGTACAGAGCGGGCCGTGCTGAGGTGGTGCAGCGCTGCTCCTGCAAGTTTTCCTGGTGCTGCTCAGTCCGCTGCCAGCAGTGCAAGAACACAGTCACCATTCACACCTGCAGAGTCTAA
- the LOC125893137 gene encoding gamma-enolase-like, whose protein sequence is MSIVNIVAREILDSRGNPTVEVDLHTGKGVFRAAVPSGASTGIYEALELRDGDKTRYKGKGVTKAVSHINDTLGPALIQSGISVLEQEKLDNKMIEMDGTENKSKFGANSILGISLAICKAGAAEKGVPLYRHIADLAGNRELVLPVPAFNVINGGSHAGNRLAMQEFMVLPVGAESFRDALRVGAELYQTLRSVIKEKYGQDATNVGDEGGFAPNIQENSEALELIKTAIEKAGFTDKVVIGMDVAASEFFIEGKYDLDFKSPPNAARNISGDELASIYQGFINNFPVVSIEDPFDQDDWPAWSQFTASVGIQVVGDDLTVTNPRRIQRAVEEKACNCLLLKVNQIGSVTEAIKACKLAQENGWGVMVSHRSGETEDTFIADLVVGLCTGQIKTGAPCRSERLAKYNQLMRIEEELGDQARFAGHNFRNPSAL, encoded by the exons ATGTCCATAGTGAATATTGTTGCCAGGGAGATCCTGGACTCCAGGGGAAACCCTACTGTGGAAGTAGATCTGCACACTGGCAAAg GTGTGTTCAGGGCTGCCGTGCCCAGCGGTGCGTCCACTGGCATCTATGAGGCTCTGGAGCTCCGAGATGGAGACAAGACTCGCTACAAGGGCAAAG GTGTAACCAAAGCTGTTAGTCACATTAATGACACCCTTGGACCTGCCCTCATCCAGTCT gggATCAGTGTGTTGGAGCAGGAGAAACTGGACAACAAGATGATTGAAATGGACGGCACTGAAAACAAAT CTAAGTTTGGGGCCAATTCTATTCTGGGAATATCACTGGCTATATGCAAAGCTGGCGCAGCAGAGAAAGGTGTGCCCTTGTACCGCCACATTGCTGATCTGGCTGGAAACAGAGAGTTGGTTCTCCCAGTTCCT GCTTTTAATGTGATCAATGGGGGCTCCCATGCCGGGAACAGGCTGGCTATGCAGGAGTTCATGGTACTTCCCGTAGGGGCGGAGTCTTTCCGTGATGCTCTGCGTGTAGGGGCGGAGCTCTACCAGACACTGAGAAGCGTCATCAAGGAAAAATATGGTCAGGATGCTACAAATGTGGGAGATGAAGGAGGGTTTGCCCCTAACATACAAGAGAACAGTGAAG CTCTGGAGCTGATAAAGACTGCCATAGAGAAAGCTGGCTTCACAGACAAAGTGGTGATAGGGATGGATGTTGCTGCTTCCGAGTTTTTCATTGAGGGCAAGTACGACCTGGACTTTAAGTCTCCGCCCAATGCCGCCCGCAACATCAGTGGAGACGAGCTGGCCAGCATCTACCAGGGCTTCATCAACAACTTCCCAG TGGTGTCTATTGAAGATCCTTTCGACCAGGACGACTGGCCGGCTTGGTCACAGTTCACAGCCTCAGTGGGCATCCAG GTGGTTGGAGACGATCTGACGGTCACTAACCCACGCAGGATACAACGAGCCGTGGAGGAAAAGGCATGCAACTGCCTACTGCTTAAAGTCAACCAGATTGGTTCTGTTACAGAGGCCATCAAGGC GTGTAAGCTGGCCCAGGAGAACGGCTGGGGGGTGATGGTGAGCCACCGCTCAGGAGAAACAGAGGACACTTTTATAGCTGACCTGGTGGTTGGCCTCTGCACTGGTCAG ATCAAGACTGGTGCTCCCTGTCGATCAGAGCGTCTGGCCAAATACAATCAGCTAATGAG gATTGAGGAAGAGCTGGGTGACCAGGCTCGCTTTGCCGGGCACAACTTCCGCAACCCCAGTGCCCTTTAA
- the cdc42l gene encoding cell division cycle 42, like, with the protein MQTIKCVVVGDGAVGKTCLLISYTTNKFPSEYVPTVFDNYAVTVMIGGEPYTLGLFDTAGQEDYDRLRPLSYPQTDVFLVCFSVVSPSSFENVKEKWVPEISHHCPRTPFLLVGTQVDLREDSNTIEKLAKNKQRPLNPESGEKLARELKAVKYVECSALTQRGLKNVFDEAILAALEPPETKTKRKCVLL; encoded by the exons ATGCAAACTATAAAATGTGTAGTGGTAGGGGACGGTGCAGTAGGAAAGACCTGCTTACTGATCTCCTACACAACCAACAAGTTCCCCTCAGAATATGTGCCTACG GTTTTTGACAATTATGCAGTGACAGTGATGATTGGAGGAGAGCCCTATACACTCGGCCTATTTGACACAGCAG GTCAGGAGGATTATGACAGGCTGCGTCCTCTCAGCTACCCACAGACAGACGTGTTCCTCGTATGTTTCTCCGTTGTCTCCCCCTCATCATTTGAAAACGTCAAAGAGAAG TGGGTCCCTGAGATTTCTCACCACTGCCCACGCACACCCTTCCTGTTAGTGGGAACACAGGTGGATCTGCGGGAAGACAGCAACACGATCGAGAAGCTGGCGAAGAACAAACAGCGCCCCCTAAATCCTGAGAGCGGAGAGAAGCTGGCTCGTGAGCTCAAGGCTGTCAAATACGTGGAGTGCTCTGCTCTGACACAG CGAGGGCTTAAGAACGTGTTCGACGAGGCCATCCTGGCTGCCCTGGAGCCTCCTGAGACCAAAACCAAGAGAAAGTGCGTCCTACTATAG